The DNA region CGAAAAATGTGGAAATAAAGCAAGATTTGATCTAAAAGATCACATTGATAATATTTCTAAAGGCGGTGTCGCAGAACTTGTATGGTTCTGTTCAGGTAAAAAAGAGATTGATGGTCCAAGTCATTGGAGCATTGATAGAAAAATTAGGTTTGCTCACGGTGAAGAACTCAGTCAAAAATTATTAAAAGATGAGAAAAAGAAAAAGTAAAATTGAAAATCCAAAATCTAGAATGTACATGACTTACTCATTTTATTCCCACAATACTGGCTTAGATAGATATCTAATGGAAACGTTTAGTGAGAATTCTTGAATGATAATTCAACTATTATAAGAAATGATGATATCTCGATCGTGTTATGTGGTCAAGCTGGGCAAGGTATTAAGACAATAGAACATTTGCTCACAAGAGTGCTAAAATTATCTGGGTTTAATGTTTTCGCATCTAGAGAATATATGTCTCGTATTCGAGGTGGGAGCAATTCCACTGAAATACGTGTTTCATCCAAAAGAGTTACGGCTTATACAGATAAAATAGACATCCTTATCCCAATTAATCCCGATGCTTTAAAACATCTGAAAAATAGAATTTCAAAAGAAACAGTTGTTTTAGGTGAGAAAGAACGGATTGAAGATATTGATGAAGATTATCGGTTAATTGACATACCTGTTTCTAAGATATCTACAAGACTTGGAAGTAAGATTTATTCGAACATGGTTGCAGCAGGAGTAATTTCCGGTATTTTTAATCTTGAATCCAAGGTCGTTTCTAAATATATTGAAGATTTCTTTGTTAGTAAAGGTAAGGATGTAATAAAAAGAAATCTTGAAGCTATAAAATTAGGATATAAACTTGGAAAAGATATATTAAAATCTGGAAAACTCAAGATCGAAATTTCAAATAATCGTCAAATTATAAAAGAAATCCTTCTTAATGGTGCTGAAGCAATTGCGTTAGGGGCTATTGCTGGAGGATGTAATTTTGTGTCCTTCTATCCTATGTCACCTTCAACAGGAATAGCTGCACAGATAGTTCAGCATTCTAAGGAATTCGATATAATAGTAGAACAAGCTGAAGATGAAATCAGTGCAATAAATATGGCAATTGGAGCATGGTATGCTGGTGCAAGAGCATTTGTAGTCACTTCGGGGGGCGGTTTTGATTTAATGGCTGAAGGAGTTAGCCTTTCCGGAATTCTGGAAACCCCTGTTGTGATTCATATTGGGCAAAGACCTGGTCCTGCAACAGGTTTACCTACGCGAACAGAGCAAGGGGATATCGAAATAGCTCTCTATTCTGGGCACGGAGAATTTCCACGTGCCATTTTTACTCCTGGAAGTATTGAAGACGCTTTTTACTTGACACAAAAAGCATTCAATA from Candidatus Bathyarchaeota archaeon includes:
- a CDS encoding 2-oxoacid:acceptor oxidoreductase subunit alpha, which produces MNDNSTIIRNDDISIVLCGQAGQGIKTIEHLLTRVLKLSGFNVFASREYMSRIRGGSNSTEIRVSSKRVTAYTDKIDILIPINPDALKHLKNRISKETVVLGEKERIEDIDEDYRLIDIPVSKISTRLGSKIYSNMVAAGVISGIFNLESKVVSKYIEDFFVSKGKDVIKRNLEAIKLGYKLGKDILKSGKLKIEISNNRQIIKEILLNGAEAIALGAIAGGCNFVSFYPMSPSTGIAAQIVQHSKEFDIIVEQAEDEISAINMAIGAWYAGARAFVVTSGGGFDLMAEGVSLSGILETPVVIHIGQRPGPATGLPTRTEQGDIEIALYSGHGEFPRAIFTPGSIEDAFYLTQKAFNIADKYQIPAIILTDQYLIDLYYNIPSLDLSRIKIDSFVIETKREYTRYGITENGITPRGIPGFGKGIVCVDSDEHDEAGHITENLEIRTKMVQKRLRKLKSLEKDIISPEFFGKMGYRKLVIGWGSTYNVLKEAIERLGQDFALLHFKQIYPLCPDIEKYINNAEKTIIFENNAT